CCGAGGGGGCCTCGGCCGGCCCCTGCTGGAGCGCGAAGATCGCGGTACGGATCTCCTGGATGGTCACGTCCAGCTCGTCCACCGCCTTGCCGACGCCCTCCTGCACGGCCGGCACGATCGACTTCCGCTGGGCGCTCTCCAGCATCATCCCGGTGGCGAAGAGCCGCTGGATGACCAGGTCGTGCAGGTCACGCGCGATCCGGTCGCGGTCCTCGTAGACCGCGAGCCGTTCCCGGTCCCGCTGTGCCTCGGCCATCATCAGCGCGAGCGCCGCCTGCGAGGCGAACTGGGTGGCCAGGGTCCGCTCGGCCTCCGTGAACTGCCGGGTGCCCCGGGCCCGGGGCGTGGCGAGCGCGCCCAGCACCCGGCCGCCGCTCTGGAGCGGGAGCAGCATCGCGGGCCCGTACTGGGCGGAGAGCTTGTGGACCATCCGCACGTCCGAGGAGGCGTCGGCGACGAACACCGCCTCGCCCTCCATCAGCTGCTCCACCACCGGGCTCTCGGGCGGGATCACCACCCCGAGCGACTTGGAGGGGTGCGGCGAGGAGACGGCGACGATCTCCAGACCGCCCTCCTCGGCCGGCAGCAGCACGATGCCGGCCGCCGCGTCGGCGAGCCGGCGGGCCTGCTCGGCCACGACGGCGAGGGCGTCGTCGGCGTCGCCGCCGGAGAGCAGCGCCGTGGTGACGGCGACCGAGCCGTCGATCCAGCGCTCACGCTGCCGGGCGGCCTCGTACAGGCGCGCGTTGCCGATCGCGATCCCGGCCTCGGTGGCGAGCACCCGGACCATGTGGACGTCGTAGTCGTTGAACTCGCCGCCGCCGTTCTTCTCGGCGAGGTAGAGGTTGCCGAAGATCTCGCCCTGCACCCGGATCGGCACCCCGAGGAAGGTGCGCATCGGCGGGTGCCCCGGCGGGAAGCCGGCCGCGCGCGGGTCGGCCGACAGATCGGCGAGCCGGATCGTCTGCGGGTCCCGGATGAGCGCGCCGAGCAGTCCGGCGTGCCCGTCGGGGCGGCGCCCGATCCGGCGGGCCACCTCGTCCCCGACGCCGTAGGTGACGAAGTCGGAGAGCCCGTCGCCCTCCTCGTCGACCACGCCGATCGCGGCGTACCGGGCGTCGGCCAGCTCGGCCGCGGTCTCGCAGATCCGGTCGAGCGTGGAGTGCAGTTCCAGGCCGGTGCCGACCGAGCGCATCGCCTCCAGCAGCTGGGGCACGCGGGCGGTCAGCTCCGTGGAGAGGCCGTGCAGGCTGCGCGTGGCCTGGGTCGCGGCTTCGAGCGGGTCCGGGGCGTCGGGCACGGCGGCGGTCATGGAGCAGAGCCTAGTTAGTCCTATTTGCCAAGAAAAGTCGGGGTGTGGTCGGGGATCAGCAGCAGATCGCTCTCCCGCTCCTGATCCAGCATCCGGCGCAGCGGCCCCTCGGCCGCCGCGAGCTCCGCGTACGTCCCGCGCTGCACGGTCCGGCCCCGGTCCAGGACGAGGACCTCGTCCACGGCGTCCAGGCCGTGCAGGCGGTGGGTGATCAGGACGGTCGTGCGGCCCTCGGTGGCCCGCAGCAGGTCGTCGGTGAGCGCGTCGGCGGTGGCCAGGTCCAGGTGCTCGGCCGGCTCGTCGAGGACGAGGACGGGGAAGTCGGCGAGGAGCGCCCGGGCCAGCGCGAGCCGCTGGCGCTGGCCGCCGGAGAGCCGCGAGCCGTGCTCGCCCACGAGGGTGTCGAGCCCGGCTGGCAGCCCGTCCACCCACTCCAGGAGCCGGGCCCGGCCGAGCGCGCCGCGCAGCTCGTCGTCGGACGCCCCGGTCCTGGCGAGCCGCAGGTTCTCCCGGATGGAGCTGTCGAAGAGGTGGGCGTCCTGGGCGCACAGGCCGACGAAGCGCCGGACCTCGTCGCCGTCGAGGGCGGCCGCCTCGGTGCCGCCGAGCCGGTACGTGCCGGTCTCGGCGTCCAGGAAGCGCAGCAGCACCTGGGCGAGCGTGGTCTTGCCGGAGCCGGAGGTGCCGACCACGGCGACCCGCCGCCCGGCCTCCAGGGTGAGCCCGAAGCCGTCGAGCGCCGGCCGGACCTGACCGGCGTGCCGGGCGGTGAGCCCGGCGAGCTCCAGCGGGAACGGGCCGGCCGGCGGCGTCGCGGGGCGCTCCGGCTCGTGTACGGGCACGGGCGCGTCGAGCACGTCGAAGACCCGCTCGGCGCTGCGGCGCACGCGCTGGCGGTACTGGACGGCCAGCGGCAGCCCGGTGACGGCCTCGAAGGCGGCGAGCGGGGTGAGCACCAGGACCGCGAGCGCGACCCCGTCCAGCCGCCCGTCCCGTACCGCCTGCACGCCCACCAGCGCGGCTCCGGCGACGGTGAGGCCGCAGATCAGGGCGGACAGCCCGGCGCTGAGCGCGGTGGCGGCGGACTGCCGGGACGCGATGCCGGTCAGCGTCCGGTCGGCCGCGGCGGCCCGCTCGACCCGGCCCTTCAGGGCCCCGGCGACGGTCAGTTCGGCACAGCCCCGCAGCAGGTCGACCACGGCGGTGGTGAGCGCGCCGCGCGCGGGCGCGAGCTGTCGTTCGGCGCGCCGGGCGAGCGCGCCGCCGATCAGCGGTACGCCCACTCCGGCGAGCAGCAGCCCCCCGGCGAGCACGGCACCGGCCTCGGGCAGCAGCCAGGCGGTGAACCCGACCGAACCGGCGCCGACGACCACGGCGGCGCCCGCGGGCAGCAGCCAGCGCAGCCAGTAGTCCTGGAGGGCGTCCACGTCCTGGACCAGGCGGGCGAGCAGGTCGCCGCGCCGGGTGCGGCGCAGTCCGGCGGGGGCGATCCGCTCCAGCCGCCGGTAGACGGCCACCCGCAGGTCGGCGAGCATCCGCAGCACGGCGTCGTGCGAGACGATCCGCTCGGCGTAGCGGAAGACGGCCCGCCCGATGCCGAAGGCGCGGGTCGCGGTGACCGCGACCATGAGATGGAGCACGGGCGGCTGTTCGGAGGCCCGGGAGATGAGCCAGCCGGAGACGGCCATGAGCCCGACGGCGGAGCCGAGCGCCAGGCTGCCGAGCAGCAGGGCGAGCGCCATCCGGCCCCTGAGCTCCCCGGCCATGTCCCGGACCCGGCCGAGGACCGTGCGCGCGGGGGAGCCGGAGCGGTCGGCCGGCCGCGGGTCCGCGGACGGGAGCTCCCCGGCCGTGTCGTTCGCGCTCGACGGGAGCGGCTCGCCCAGGTCGTCGGTGAGCCGGGCCGCCGCGACGGGGGAGTCCGCGACGGGCGTCTCGTCGGCCGTCGTGGCGCCCTCGATCCGCACCACCCGGTCCGCGACCGCGAGCAGCGCCGACCGGTGCACGACGAGCAGGACGGTACGGCCGGCGGCGAGCCGGCGGACGGCGTCCACGACGGCCGCCTCGGTCTCGCCGTCCAGCGCGGCCGTCGGCTCGTCCAGGAGGAGCAGCGGCCGGTCGGCCAGGAACGCCCGGGCCAGCGCGAGCCGCTGGCGCTGGCCGGCCGAAAGCCCTGCGCCGTCCTCGCCCAGGACGGTCTCCGCGCCCTCGGCCAGCTCCGCGACGAACTCCTCGGCGCCCGCGTCCCGCAGGGCCTGGCGGACCGCCGCGTCGGAGGCGTCCGGCCGGGCCAAGCGCACGTTCTCGGCGATGGTTCCGGCGAAGAGGTAGGGGCGCTGCGGCACCCAGGCGATCCGGGACCGCCACTCCTCCAGGTCCAGCGAGGCCAGTTCGGCACCGCCGACCCGGACCGAACCGCCCGGCTCCGGCGTCGCGAAGCCGAGGACCACGTCGAGCAGCGTCGACTTCCCGGCCCCGCTCGGCCCCACCAGGGCCACCGTCTCGCCGGGCTCCACGGTGAGCGTGGCCGCGTCGAGCGAGGGCTCCGCGCGCCCCGCGTGACGTACCGTCACCCCGTCGAGCTCCAGCCGCACGGAGGCCGGCACCGGCCCCGTACCGCCGTCCGGCACCGGGTTCTCCAGGACCTCGAAGATCTCCTCCGCGGCGGCCAGTCCCTCGGCGGCCGCGTGGTACTGCGCCCCGACCTGCCGCAGCGGCAGATAGGCCTCGGGCGCCAGGACCAGGATGACCAGGCCGGTGTACAGGTCGAAGTCGCCGTGGACCAGCCGCATGCCGATGGTCACCGCGACCAGGGCGACCGAGAGGGTCGCGAGCAGTTCGAGCGCGAAGGAGGAGAGGAACGCGATCCGCAGCGTCCGCATGGTCGCCCGCCGGTAGTCGGCGGTGATCGACCGGATGTTCTCGGCCTGGGCCTTGGCCCGGCCGAAGACCTTGAGCGTGGGAAGACCGGCCACCACGTCGAGGAAGTGTCCCGAGAGCCGGGAGAGCAGCTTCCACTGACGGTCCATCCGGGCCTGGGTGTACCAGCCGATCAGGATCATGAAGATCGGGATGAGCGGCAGCGTCACCACGATGATCGCGGCCGAGACCCAGTCCTCGGTGACGATCCGGGCGAGGACCGCGATCGGGACCACCACCGCGAGCCCCAGCTGCGGCAGATAGCGGGCGAAGTAGTCGTCGAGGGCGTCCACGCCCCGCGTCGCGAGCGCGGCCAGCGAACCGGCCTTCTGCCCGCTCAGCCACCCCGGCCCGAGCCCGGCCGCCCGCTGGAGCAGCCGTCCGCGCAGCTCGGACTTGACCGCCGCGCTCGCCCGGTGGGCGGCGAGCTCGGTCAGCCAGGCGACCAGCCCCCGCCCCACCGCCACTCCGACGAGCAGCAGCAGGGGCGTGGTGAGCCCGGAAACCGGCAGACCCTTCTGGAAGGCCCCCACCACGACCTCGGCGATGAGCATCGCCTGGGCGATC
The DNA window shown above is from Streptomyces showdoensis and carries:
- a CDS encoding GAF domain-containing sensor histidine kinase, which translates into the protein MTAAVPDAPDPLEAATQATRSLHGLSTELTARVPQLLEAMRSVGTGLELHSTLDRICETAAELADARYAAIGVVDEEGDGLSDFVTYGVGDEVARRIGRRPDGHAGLLGALIRDPQTIRLADLSADPRAAGFPPGHPPMRTFLGVPIRVQGEIFGNLYLAEKNGGGEFNDYDVHMVRVLATEAGIAIGNARLYEAARQRERWIDGSVAVTTALLSGGDADDALAVVAEQARRLADAAAGIVLLPAEEGGLEIVAVSSPHPSKSLGVVIPPESPVVEQLMEGEAVFVADASSDVRMVHKLSAQYGPAMLLPLQSGGRVLGALATPRARGTRQFTEAERTLATQFASQAALALMMAEAQRDRERLAVYEDRDRIARDLHDLVIQRLFATGMMLESAQRKSIVPAVQEGVGKAVDELDVTIQEIRTAIFALQQGPAEAPSGLRTRVLREINMAAVPLGFKPSHRFLGAIDATVGELTGKNLIAALREALSNAFRHSGASRIEVVVDATVTLPDGTPGVRLSVADDGVGIPEGGRRSGLRNLARRAESLGGASWCGPGVGEDGGGTTVVWEAPL
- the cydD gene encoding thiol reductant ABC exporter subunit CydD, with the translated sequence MKPIDPRLLHHARATRFFLAAVVVLGLVGAALVIAQAMLIAEVVVGAFQKGLPVSGLTTPLLLLVGVAVGRGLVAWLTELAAHRASAAVKSELRGRLLQRAAGLGPGWLSGQKAGSLAALATRGVDALDDYFARYLPQLGLAVVVPIAVLARIVTEDWVSAAIIVVTLPLIPIFMILIGWYTQARMDRQWKLLSRLSGHFLDVVAGLPTLKVFGRAKAQAENIRSITADYRRATMRTLRIAFLSSFALELLATLSVALVAVTIGMRLVHGDFDLYTGLVILVLAPEAYLPLRQVGAQYHAAAEGLAAAEEIFEVLENPVPDGGTGPVPASVRLELDGVTVRHAGRAEPSLDAATLTVEPGETVALVGPSGAGKSTLLDVVLGFATPEPGGSVRVGGAELASLDLEEWRSRIAWVPQRPYLFAGTIAENVRLARPDASDAAVRQALRDAGAEEFVAELAEGAETVLGEDGAGLSAGQRQRLALARAFLADRPLLLLDEPTAALDGETEAAVVDAVRRLAAGRTVLLVVHRSALLAVADRVVRIEGATTADETPVADSPVAAARLTDDLGEPLPSSANDTAGELPSADPRPADRSGSPARTVLGRVRDMAGELRGRMALALLLGSLALGSAVGLMAVSGWLISRASEQPPVLHLMVAVTATRAFGIGRAVFRYAERIVSHDAVLRMLADLRVAVYRRLERIAPAGLRRTRRGDLLARLVQDVDALQDYWLRWLLPAGAAVVVGAGSVGFTAWLLPEAGAVLAGGLLLAGVGVPLIGGALARRAERQLAPARGALTTAVVDLLRGCAELTVAGALKGRVERAAAADRTLTGIASRQSAATALSAGLSALICGLTVAGAALVGVQAVRDGRLDGVALAVLVLTPLAAFEAVTGLPLAVQYRQRVRRSAERVFDVLDAPVPVHEPERPATPPAGPFPLELAGLTARHAGQVRPALDGFGLTLEAGRRVAVVGTSGSGKTTLAQVLLRFLDAETGTYRLGGTEAAALDGDEVRRFVGLCAQDAHLFDSSIRENLRLARTGASDDELRGALGRARLLEWVDGLPAGLDTLVGEHGSRLSGGQRQRLALARALLADFPVLVLDEPAEHLDLATADALTDDLLRATEGRTTVLITHRLHGLDAVDEVLVLDRGRTVQRGTYAELAAAEGPLRRMLDQERESDLLLIPDHTPTFLGK